A part of Gemmatimonas groenlandica genomic DNA contains:
- a CDS encoding M15 family metallopeptidase, with protein sequence MNVMKAITTATPRPERAADRAIERTTRPESDRNETDATAETEKKRSVSRAEFSALLALISGAGSRVRSDLIQQLPAEGASLVDKLLDEAAAEQTTDESTADTLTGEGAFPGEKGLRTALQHGSHDREAQEAAQQVSEALRYGILNTSIDNTPTEPSTDDIIDLPTYAKNRGTNGLLGISRAAQQISAQLGGQGEIEGERNALAVLSRIATKRGSSLEQLMAIGDVRGADARAALDALLAKAGTPAGTEIADNAAAAAAASASASALAAATAASAADPTTPIKDLDAVAPELRSRVQRVIDRMKGEYGHDVSIVETARSQERQDHLYEQGRTRPGAVVTWTRDSAHTRGDAVDVIVDGSWENAQGFARLQRIAKEEGLRTLGMKDPGHLELANHGERALANAAPQALDKVTAAFQRQSSSAAQAASQAAPAGVAQVASVAGVAQVARVADANAAPAAMGEGAAAYVAQANANKGANGEQNGNAFGRGARDENGHPINDGRKLGHTKQDAAGDTSGFGALHGNGNGQSGIQATGAERAASVGQAAGSEQAQRVSEIQAMRADAPAGPLSRMTLNVDNANGTQDRITVDLRGNVVDTFISTDASSAERMKLRTGELQESLSRHGLDAESVRISGASKSEQNDSSRAISSERDALRTNGATQTTSGEGAQSQSQRDRATGRDWDKQQDARREQKEQAAREQQREQANQRGWQNLFNGTK encoded by the coding sequence ATGAACGTGATGAAGGCCATTACCACCGCCACACCGCGTCCGGAACGGGCCGCCGATCGCGCGATCGAGCGGACCACGCGCCCCGAGAGCGACCGTAACGAGACGGACGCGACAGCCGAGACCGAGAAGAAGCGCAGCGTGTCGCGCGCCGAGTTCTCCGCCCTGCTCGCGCTCATCTCAGGCGCCGGCTCGCGCGTGCGCTCCGATCTGATTCAGCAGCTGCCGGCCGAGGGCGCGTCCCTCGTCGACAAACTGCTCGACGAAGCGGCTGCCGAGCAGACGACCGACGAATCGACCGCAGACACCCTCACCGGTGAAGGTGCTTTCCCCGGCGAGAAGGGACTGCGGACCGCCTTGCAGCATGGCTCTCACGATCGCGAGGCGCAGGAGGCGGCGCAGCAGGTCAGTGAAGCGCTGCGCTACGGCATTCTGAATACGTCGATCGACAACACGCCGACCGAGCCGTCGACGGACGATATCATCGATCTGCCCACGTACGCCAAGAATCGTGGCACGAACGGCCTGCTGGGCATTTCGCGCGCGGCGCAGCAGATCAGCGCGCAGCTTGGCGGCCAGGGAGAGATCGAAGGTGAACGCAACGCGCTGGCGGTGCTCTCGCGCATCGCGACCAAGCGCGGGTCGTCGCTCGAACAGTTGATGGCCATCGGCGATGTCCGTGGCGCCGACGCTCGCGCCGCGCTGGACGCGTTGCTGGCGAAGGCAGGCACGCCGGCCGGTACCGAAATCGCGGACAACGCGGCAGCCGCCGCTGCGGCATCGGCCAGCGCGTCCGCCTTGGCTGCGGCCACGGCGGCCTCCGCCGCCGATCCGACTACGCCGATCAAGGATCTCGACGCCGTCGCCCCGGAGCTCCGCTCGCGGGTGCAGCGTGTGATCGATCGCATGAAGGGTGAGTATGGCCACGACGTCTCGATCGTCGAGACGGCGCGCTCGCAGGAACGCCAGGACCATCTGTACGAGCAGGGACGCACGCGTCCGGGCGCCGTCGTGACGTGGACGCGCGATTCCGCGCACACGCGTGGTGACGCCGTCGATGTGATCGTGGACGGCTCGTGGGAAAACGCGCAGGGCTTCGCCCGATTGCAGCGCATCGCCAAGGAAGAAGGGCTTCGCACGCTCGGCATGAAGGACCCTGGACACCTCGAGCTCGCGAACCATGGCGAGCGCGCTCTGGCGAACGCGGCGCCGCAGGCGCTCGACAAGGTCACGGCGGCGTTTCAGCGGCAGTCATCGTCGGCCGCGCAGGCTGCATCGCAGGCCGCACCGGCTGGCGTAGCCCAGGTCGCGAGTGTGGCTGGCGTGGCGCAGGTGGCCCGCGTGGCCGACGCCAACGCCGCTCCCGCGGCGATGGGTGAAGGCGCGGCGGCGTACGTCGCGCAGGCCAATGCGAACAAGGGCGCCAACGGCGAACAGAATGGCAACGCGTTCGGACGCGGTGCGCGCGATGAGAACGGACATCCGATCAACGATGGCCGGAAGCTCGGTCACACCAAGCAGGACGCCGCGGGCGACACGTCGGGCTTTGGTGCGCTGCACGGCAACGGCAACGGTCAGAGCGGCATTCAGGCCACGGGTGCCGAGCGCGCCGCCTCGGTTGGTCAAGCAGCGGGCAGTGAGCAGGCACAGCGCGTGTCGGAGATCCAGGCCATGCGTGCGGATGCGCCAGCCGGTCCGCTATCGCGCATGACCCTCAATGTCGACAACGCGAACGGGACGCAGGATCGCATCACGGTCGATCTGCGCGGCAACGTGGTCGACACGTTCATCTCCACCGACGCATCGAGCGCCGAGCGGATGAAGCTGCGCACCGGTGAGCTGCAGGAGTCGCTGAGCCGTCATGGCCTCGACGCCGAAAGCGTGCGGATCAGCGGTGCCAGCAAGTCAGAGCAGAACGATTCGTCGCGAGCGATCAGCAGCGAGCGCGATGCGCTGCGTACGAACGGCGCGACGCAGACCACGTCGGGTGAGGGCGCACAGTCCCAGAGTCAGCGCGACCGGGCAACCGGCCGCGACTGGGATAAGCAGCAGGATGCTCGCCGCGAGCAGAAGGAGCAAGCGGCGCGTGAGCAGCAGCGCGAACAGGCGAATCAGCGCGGCTGGCAGAATCTCTTCAACGGGACCAAGTGA
- a CDS encoding flagellar hook assembly protein FlgD — translation MITATRNVASAFDPNTIKPSYATTDTTTGAKPPVGAAEPSVKVSGLAKTSAMGQDEFLKMLVAQLKNQDPLNPMDGKDMAAQLAQFSTVEQLITMNKSMEAQAASAGATAEAIKALETTQNGRADELAQLIEGQMAMGTVGKIGVTTGNTTFLDKAGNGTIVVDSGTMKGGARVSLVNEKGQTVSTISLGEVKGGQMSFELGDYAQTPPLPAGKYTYKFEVATDGGQWQAAKTYTAGRITGMRYESGNPILIIGDSLNVPMSQLTQVRA, via the coding sequence ATGATCACCGCTACGCGGAACGTCGCCAGCGCGTTTGATCCGAACACGATCAAGCCGAGCTACGCCACGACGGACACGACGACGGGAGCAAAGCCACCGGTTGGCGCGGCCGAGCCGTCGGTCAAAGTGAGTGGCCTGGCCAAGACGAGTGCGATGGGCCAGGACGAGTTCCTGAAGATGCTCGTCGCCCAGCTGAAGAATCAGGATCCTCTGAATCCGATGGACGGCAAGGACATGGCGGCGCAGCTCGCGCAGTTCTCGACCGTCGAGCAGCTGATCACGATGAACAAGTCGATGGAAGCGCAGGCGGCGTCCGCCGGGGCGACCGCCGAAGCGATCAAGGCGCTCGAGACGACGCAGAATGGGCGCGCCGACGAACTCGCGCAGCTCATCGAAGGACAGATGGCCATGGGCACCGTTGGCAAGATCGGCGTGACCACGGGCAATACCACCTTCCTCGACAAAGCCGGCAACGGCACCATCGTCGTGGACAGCGGCACCATGAAGGGCGGCGCGCGCGTCAGCTTGGTGAACGAGAAGGGCCAGACCGTCAGCACCATCAGTCTGGGTGAAGTGAAGGGCGGGCAGATGTCGTTTGAACTTGGCGACTACGCGCAAACACCGCCGCTCCCCGCCGGCAAGTACACGTACAAGTTCGAGGTCGCAACGGATGGCGGCCAGTGGCAAGCAGCGAAGACGTACACTGCCGGACGGATTACCGGCATGCGGTACGAAAGCGGCAACCCCATCCTGATCATCGGCGATTCGCTCAACGTGCCGATGTCGCAGCTCACCCAAGTGCGCGCCTGA
- a CDS encoding flagellar hook protein FlgE produces MLRSLFAGVSGLRNNQVRMDVIGNNIANVNTVAFKAGRVTFKEGFAQLLQGASRPPGDQGGINPVQIGLGMQIGSIDQIFNQGNLETTGLNTDVAIQGDSFFVVRKGNQSFYTRAGNFQVDANGQMVSPANGFIVQGRMYENGVLQDGIQDIRLPFGQKVSAKPTTEAVLAGNLNASAPVFQGDFQDPIDRALPINEKSWTESQIAVFDSQGTKRDIKIQMWKTGPNSWDWQIDPIASGVIENFQTDANSPPSDIPLPTPIAGYEILPANVKVYSSSGTEYLSPADYSFSSGPPPAVQFTASMPASSEIKISYFMSPTAATASENSGTFTFDNAGIMNTNISAAINFAVPGANPVQLNLKLNGGVSGLTQFASTASTAVLRDQNGYTAGTLQNFSIDRFGLITGFFTNGTTSSLAKIVLADFNNPSGMLRIGDNMYQESANSGGAVLGFALEGSQSQLTSGALEMSNVDLAQEFTNMIVAQRGFQANGKVVSTSDEMLQELMSIKR; encoded by the coding sequence ATGCTTCGTTCTCTCTTTGCCGGTGTGTCCGGCCTGCGCAACAACCAGGTGCGCATGGACGTGATCGGTAACAACATTGCGAACGTGAACACGGTGGCCTTCAAGGCTGGCCGCGTGACGTTCAAGGAAGGCTTTGCCCAGCTGCTGCAGGGCGCGAGCCGTCCGCCTGGAGACCAGGGTGGTATCAACCCGGTCCAGATCGGCCTCGGCATGCAGATCGGCTCGATCGACCAGATTTTCAATCAGGGCAATCTCGAAACGACTGGCTTGAACACCGACGTCGCGATTCAGGGCGACTCGTTCTTCGTCGTGCGAAAGGGCAACCAGAGCTTCTACACGCGCGCTGGCAACTTCCAGGTGGACGCGAACGGTCAGATGGTGTCGCCGGCCAACGGCTTCATCGTGCAGGGCCGCATGTATGAAAACGGCGTTTTGCAGGACGGCATTCAGGACATCCGCTTGCCGTTCGGCCAGAAGGTGTCGGCCAAGCCGACGACCGAAGCCGTGCTCGCGGGCAACCTCAACGCGTCAGCCCCGGTGTTCCAGGGTGACTTCCAGGATCCGATCGATCGCGCACTGCCGATCAACGAGAAGTCGTGGACGGAGTCGCAGATCGCCGTGTTCGACTCGCAGGGTACCAAGCGCGACATCAAGATTCAGATGTGGAAGACCGGCCCGAACTCGTGGGATTGGCAGATCGATCCGATCGCCTCGGGCGTTATCGAGAACTTCCAGACGGACGCCAACTCGCCGCCGTCGGATATCCCACTGCCCACGCCGATTGCCGGCTACGAGATTCTGCCGGCCAACGTGAAAGTGTATAGCTCGTCGGGTACCGAGTATCTGTCGCCCGCCGACTACAGCTTCTCCAGCGGGCCGCCACCGGCCGTGCAGTTCACGGCCAGCATGCCGGCGAGCTCCGAGATCAAGATCTCGTACTTCATGAGCCCGACCGCCGCCACCGCGAGCGAGAACAGCGGTACGTTCACGTTCGACAATGCCGGCATCATGAACACGAACATCTCGGCCGCGATCAACTTCGCGGTGCCGGGAGCGAATCCGGTGCAGCTCAACCTCAAGCTCAACGGCGGCGTCAGCGGCCTCACGCAGTTCGCGTCCACGGCGTCGACCGCCGTGCTCCGTGACCAGAACGGCTACACCGCCGGTACGCTGCAGAACTTCAGCATCGACCGCTTCGGTCTGATCACCGGCTTCTTCACCAACGGCACCACGTCGTCGCTGGCCAAGATCGTGCTCGCCGACTTCAACAATCCGAGCGGTATGCTCCGCATCGGTGACAACATGTACCAGGAGTCGGCCAACTCGGGCGGCGCGGTTCTCGGCTTCGCCCTCGAGGGCTCGCAGTCGCAGCTCACCAGCGGCGCGCTCGAAATGTCCAACGTCGACTTGGCGCAGGAATTCACGAACATGATCGTGGCCCAGCGCGGCTTCCAAGCCAACGGCAAGGTCGTGTCGACCTCAGACGAAATGCTGCAGGAGCTGATGAGCATCAAGCGCTAA
- a CDS encoding flagellar basal body-associated FliL family protein, translating to MANETPQAPEGAPVAPTKAKLPMLIGMVAVGLALGGGTGAAVLGPMVAKKMGKVTPIVAAADSAHGGDAAAAEGEHAAPAEGGKEGGAAEAAIHVLDNMVLNPAGSGGSRYLLLTVAIEVGSPAAIESFKARDAELRDIVLTTLGTKPVEQLTDMATREQFKVEIMKAVDERFGKKSVKRIYFPQFVVQ from the coding sequence ATGGCTAACGAAACCCCGCAGGCTCCAGAAGGCGCACCCGTTGCGCCCACCAAAGCAAAACTCCCGATGCTGATCGGCATGGTTGCCGTCGGTCTGGCGCTGGGTGGCGGTACCGGGGCAGCGGTGCTCGGACCGATGGTTGCCAAGAAAATGGGCAAGGTCACGCCGATCGTCGCCGCTGCGGATAGCGCGCACGGCGGGGACGCGGCTGCCGCTGAAGGCGAGCATGCTGCGCCGGCTGAAGGTGGCAAGGAGGGCGGAGCCGCCGAGGCCGCGATCCACGTGCTCGACAACATGGTGCTGAATCCGGCTGGCAGTGGTGGCTCGCGCTACCTCCTGCTCACCGTCGCGATCGAAGTCGGCTCGCCCGCCGCGATCGAGAGCTTCAAAGCACGCGACGCCGAACTGCGCGACATCGTGCTGACCACACTGGGCACGAAGCCCGTCGAGCAGCTCACCGATATGGCCACGCGCGAACAGTTCAAGGTCGAAATCATGAAGGCCGTGGACGAGCGCTTCGGCAAGAAGTCGGTGAAGCGCATCTACTTCCCGCAGTTCGTCGTTCAGTAA
- a CDS encoding flagellar motor switch protein FliM, producing the protein MSSETLSQHDIDRLLGGGSRQSPTAAAAMDVQVYDFRRPHRVSKERLRTLEAMYERLVKGLEAWLISRVRGQIEVRLQSVEQFSFGEFTLSLPMPCSSFIFDITGTGQKGVIDVGPEFSTYIIDRLFGGEGTGSALTRALTPIERMAVRSVADKVSGLLQEIWQDHVSMDLNITGFESSPEILQVVNREDPVLVANVEFTTGNVSSLLLICLPFSVLDKFFTSSGQQRNALLTTSDQERETTRQRSESALRATKVPLTARLPDFQLSMRDIAGITEGTIIPTGIPTDARVIVRAGTQERFIGHPGRVSGNLAVRILDAVPSATTSDSRTTSA; encoded by the coding sequence ATGAGCTCAGAAACTCTCAGCCAGCACGACATCGATCGCCTCCTCGGCGGCGGCTCGCGCCAGTCGCCCACGGCGGCGGCGGCGATGGACGTGCAGGTGTACGACTTCCGTCGTCCGCACCGCGTCTCGAAGGAACGCCTGCGCACGCTCGAAGCGATGTACGAGCGGCTGGTAAAGGGCCTGGAAGCGTGGCTCATCTCGCGTGTGCGCGGACAGATCGAAGTCCGGCTGCAAAGCGTCGAGCAGTTCTCTTTCGGTGAGTTCACGCTCTCGCTGCCGATGCCCTGCTCGTCGTTCATCTTCGACATCACGGGCACGGGGCAGAAGGGCGTCATCGACGTCGGCCCCGAGTTCAGCACCTACATCATCGATCGCCTGTTCGGTGGCGAGGGGACGGGCAGCGCGCTCACGCGTGCGCTTACCCCCATCGAGCGAATGGCCGTCCGGTCGGTCGCCGACAAGGTCAGCGGTCTCCTTCAGGAGATCTGGCAGGACCATGTCTCGATGGACCTCAACATCACGGGCTTCGAGTCGTCGCCCGAAATCCTGCAGGTCGTCAACCGCGAAGATCCCGTGCTCGTGGCGAACGTCGAGTTCACCACCGGCAACGTGAGCAGCCTGTTGCTCATCTGCCTGCCCTTCTCGGTGCTCGACAAGTTCTTCACGTCGAGCGGCCAGCAGCGCAATGCCTTGCTCACCACCAGCGATCAGGAACGCGAGACCACACGTCAGCGCAGCGAGTCGGCGCTTCGCGCCACGAAGGTGCCGCTCACGGCGCGCCTTCCTGACTTCCAGCTCTCCATGCGTGACATCGCCGGCATTACCGAAGGCACCATCATCCCCACCGGCATTCCGACCGACGCGCGCGTCATCGTGCGCGCCGGTACGCAGGAACGCTTCATCGGCCATCCCGGCCGCGTAAGCGGAAATCTCGCGGTGCGCATCCTCGATGCCGTACCCAGCGCCACGACCTCAGACTCACGGACGACCTCCGCATGA
- the fliN gene encoding flagellar motor switch protein FliN, with protein MNPAEIDALVASAQAAKAAGQPISSLMDESATPSAAPVRAPQLTEFEQTMMSTTEVPIGMLLDLTLPVSIELGRTSMTVQEILRLGRGSVIQLDRLAGEPIDIYVGDRRFAEGEVVVLGEHFGVRITRVLANPAASSAANAA; from the coding sequence ATGAATCCCGCCGAAATCGACGCGCTCGTCGCCAGCGCGCAGGCCGCCAAGGCGGCCGGTCAGCCCATCTCGTCGCTCATGGACGAATCGGCTACGCCCTCCGCGGCGCCGGTACGCGCGCCGCAGCTCACCGAGTTCGAACAGACGATGATGAGCACCACGGAGGTGCCGATCGGCATGCTTCTGGATCTCACCCTCCCCGTCTCCATCGAGCTGGGTCGTACCTCGATGACGGTGCAGGAAATTCTGCGCCTCGGTCGTGGCTCCGTGATTCAGCTCGATCGCCTCGCCGGCGAGCCGATCGACATCTATGTCGGTGACCGCCGCTTCGCTGAAGGCGAAGTCGTGGTGCTCGGCGAACACTTCGGCGTGCGCATTACGCGCGTGCTGGCCAATCCGGCCGCCTCCAGCGCTGCCAACGCAGCCTGA